Sequence from the Podarcis raffonei isolate rPodRaf1 chromosome 16, rPodRaf1.pri, whole genome shotgun sequence genome:
AGAAGGAAAGTCTCTGGGAGCTGGCAGATTATGTCATCCTCTGCTAGAAGGGGGGCAAACATTGCCTCAGTACCTCTTTTAACTTGCTCATAAAGTTCTTCTGAAAATGGAGCAGGTTCTACAGGAACATAGCCCTTAGCTTTAAATTCTTCTGGAATGTTATCAGCACTGATCCATTTTTGGTATTTCTCTCTCAAATCAGGAGGGACATGGGCGCCTTTCAGAACTCCATCTACATTCATTGTCTTCCCAGTGAGATATGTCAAACCAACTTTGACAGTTCTTTTCCGGAACATAAGAGGAACTGAATGGTATTGCTGATAGGATGGCAGATTGAAGTCCAttccttggagaaatgggtaAATGAGGACCTGAGCTCGCACTCTTGGGAGGTCCTCTCTGGTCACCAGTTCTTGGCAAATGGCTGCAGTAAAAGTGCCTCCAGTACTGTCCCCAACAATGGCAATGCGGCTGGCGTCCACTCCATATTCCTTTGCATTTTTCATAAAGTATATTACAGCAGTTAAACTGTCCAGTACAGGGACTGGGTACGGATGCTCAGGAGCTAAACGAAACCTAAAGAAAAGGCAaggtgtcatcagcattcatcaTACACTTTGCAGCATTTTCCTGCAATGGCATATTGCAAGGGTGGCACCcctagggccacattcctttctatgCAACCTTcctgggggccacatgtcagctgtgggtgggaccagagagcAAAATGGAAAGCAAATGTGAACTTTCCCACTGGACAAGTAGGTTGGTTCCTACACACAGCCACACACCTTTCTCTACCCTCCAACCAAGCAAGCAAGACACATTCACACCAGTCAGATGCCACTCAAGGATGGTGCAAAAGAGGGGCAATGGTGCAGGGGTGGGGTCTGGGGTCAGAGGGGAAATGAAGTGGCCCAGAGTGCAGCATTCAGCCCCTGTGCCTGATGCTCTGCACCCAAATATAATGCTAGTTCGGCATCCCATTCTCAGTGGCC
This genomic interval carries:
- the LOC128404455 gene encoding arylacetamide deacetylase-like 4; its protein translation is MGILEKMGICHRYSIIRAMCLLIPIMKDSKLIRKDLVFDGVPVRVYWPKTSPAVNRKGIIYLHGGAGVFGSIRTAEMICRAIAHQTDSVVMCPEFRLAPEHPYPVPVLDSLTAVIYFMKNAKEYGVDASRIAIVGDSTGGTFTAAICQELVTREDLPRVRAQVLIYPFLQGMDFNLPSYQQYHSVPLMFRKRTVKVGLTYLTGKTMNVDGVLKGAHVPPDLREKYQKWISADNIPEEFKAKGYVPVEPAPFSEELYEQVKRGTEAMFAPLLAEDDIICQLPETFLLTCEYDVLRDDGLLYKKRLEDNSVPVTWYHVQDGFHGIMCFAGWRPLEFPSTQKCLQSAIQFLKGL